The proteins below come from a single Cannabis sativa cultivar Pink pepper isolate KNU-18-1 chromosome 3, ASM2916894v1, whole genome shotgun sequence genomic window:
- the LOC133036159 gene encoding uncharacterized protein LOC133036159, translating to MELKAAGEKRLLQLNELDEFRNEAYENAKIYKERTKKWHDQGLIRKEFQPWQQVLLFNSRLKLFPGKLKSRWSGPFTVVKVFPYGAVELKGESPTTFKVNGHRLKLYLGGQFDQAKSAMILAPL from the coding sequence ATGGAACTAAAAGCTGCAGGGGAGAAAAGACTATTACAGCTGAATGAGCTAGATGAGTTTCGGAACGAAGCCTATGAAAACGCAAAGATATACAAGGAGAGAACTAAAAAGTGGCACGATCAAGGTCTAATACGGAAAGAGTTTCAACCATGGCAGCAAGTGTTACTCTTTAATTCAAGGCTGAAATTGTTTCCTGGAAAGTTGAAATCAAGGTGGTCGGGACCATTCACGGTGGTCAAggtgtttccttatggagcggtGGAGTTAAAAGGTGAAAGTCCAACAACTTTCAAGGTTAATGGACATCGTTTAAAGCTCTACTTAGGAGGTCAgtttgaccaagccaagtccgccatgatctTGGCACCACTTTGA